The following are encoded together in the Humulus lupulus chromosome 5, drHumLupu1.1, whole genome shotgun sequence genome:
- the LOC133779588 gene encoding putative disease resistance protein RGA3, with product MGGLGKITLAQLAYKHEKILNHFDKKIWVCVSNPFDAMKVAKAVIVEIEGNTPNIDDLESLVQKICKCIEGKKFLLILDDVWTDDKRKWENLKQPLQYGARGSKILMTTRKEKVAIMMGVSSSTISVDVLSEEHSWVIFKQHAFLERREEKLKHLEEIGRNIARRSNGLPLVAKSLGSLICFKRTRSQWVDC from the coding sequence ATGGGAGGACTTGGAAAAATTACTTTAGCTCAGCTTGCATATAAACATGAAAAGATCTTGAATCATTTTGATAAGAAAATTTGGGTTTGTGTATCAAATCCTTTTGATGCGATGAAAGTTGCAAAAGCAGTTATTGTGGAAATTGAGGGTAATACCCCAAATATCGATGATTTGGAATCTTTAGTTCAAAAGATTTGTAAGTGTATTGAAGGAAAGAAGTTTCTTCTTATCTTAGACGATGTATGGACAGATGACAAAAGAAAATGGGAAAATTTGAAGCAGCCTCTTCAGTATGGGGCTAGAGGAAGTAAAATACTTATGACCACAAGGAAAGAAAAAGTTGCTATCATGATGGGGGTATCTAGTAGTACAATTTCAGTGGATGTTTTGTCGGAGGAGCATTCATGGGTAATATTTAAGCAACATGCATTTTtagaaagaagagaagaaaagttGAAGCATTTAGAGGAGATTGGTCGAAATATTGCAAGGAGGAGCAATGGGTTGCCTCTAGTAGCAAAATCTTTAGGAAGTCTCATATGTTTTAAAAGGACAAGAAGTCAATGGGTGGATTGTTAG